The Dama dama isolate Ldn47 chromosome 23, ASM3311817v1, whole genome shotgun sequence genome contains a region encoding:
- the LOC133044588 gene encoding LOW QUALITY PROTEIN: E3 ubiquitin-protein ligase RNF13-like (The sequence of the model RefSeq protein was modified relative to this genomic sequence to represent the inferred CDS: deleted 1 base in 1 codon) gives MLLSIGMLMLSATQVYTILTVQLFAFLNLLPVEADILALYNFENASQTFDDLPARFGYRLPAEGLKGFLINSKPENACEPIVPPPGRDNSSGAFIVLIRRLDCNFDEKVLNAQRAGYKAAIVHNVDSDDLISMGSNDIEVLKKIDIPSVFIGESSANSLKDEFTYEKGGHIILVPEFSLPLEYYLIPFLIIVGICLILIVIFMITKFVQDRHRARRNRLRKDQLKKLPVHKFKKGDEYDVCAICLDEYEDGDKLRILPCSHAYHCKCVDPWLTKTKKTCPVCKQKVVPSQGDSDSDTDSSQEENEVSEHTPLLRPVASASTQSFGALSESHSHQNMTESSDYEEDNNEDPESSDAENEMNEHTVVVQLQPNGDRDYNIANTV, from the exons ATGCTGCTCTCCATAGGGATGCTCATGCTCTCGGCCACGCAAGTCTACACCATCCTgactgtccagctctttgcattcTTAAACCTCCTGCCTGTAGAAGCAGACATTTTAGCATTA TATAATTTTGAAAACGCATCTCAGACATTTGATGACCTTCCAGCAAGGTTTGGTTATAGACTTCCAGCTGAAGGTTTAAAGGGATTTCTGATTAACTCGAAACCGGAGAACGCCTGTGAGCCGATCGTGCCTCCGCCAGGAAGAGATAACTCATCTGGCGCCTTCATCGTGTTAATTAGAAGACTTGATTGTAATTttgatgaaaaggttttaaatgcACAGAGAGCAGGCTACAAAGCAGCCATAGTCCACAATGTTGACTCCGATGACCTCATTAGCATGGGATCCAACGACATTGAGGTACTAAAGAAAATTGACATTCCATCTGTCTTTATTGGTGAATCATCAGCTAATTCCCTGAAAGACGAATTCACATATGAAAAAGGGGGCCACATTATCTTAGTTCCAGAATTTAGCCTTCCTCTGGAATACTACCTAATCCCCTTCCTTATCATAGTGGGCATCTGTCTCATCTTGATAGTCATTTTTATGATCACAAAATTTGTCCAGGATCGGCATAGAGCTAGGAGAAACCGACTTCGTAAAGATCAACTGAAGAAGCTCCCTGTACATAAATTCAAAAAGGGAGATGAATATGATGTATGTGCCATTTGTTTGGATGAATATGAAGATGGAGACAAACTCAGAATCCTTCCCTGTTCCCATGCTTATCACTGCAAGTGTGTAGATCCTTGGCTAACTAAGACCAAAAAAACCTGTCCAGTCTGCAAGCAAAAAGTCGTTCCTTCTCAAGGCGATTCAGACTCTGACACGGATAGCagtcaagaagaaaatgaagtgtCGGAACACACCCCTTTACTCAGGCCTGTGGCTTCCGCCAGCACTCAGTCATTCGGGGCCTTGTCGGAGTCCCACTCACATCAGAACATGACAGAGTCTTCAGACTACGAGGAGGACAACAACGAAGACCCCGAGAGCAGTGACGCAGAAAACGAAATGAACGAACACACTGTTGTGGTCCAGCTGCAGCCTAATGGCGACCGGGATTACAACATAGCAAATACTGTCTGA